DNA from Desulfuromonas sp. AOP6:
ATCATGACCATCGTCCTGCCAACTCTGCACGTTCGCCGCTCCGCCCAGGCGGTGCCGCTGGCGGCGGCCTGCCTGGCGGCCGCCTTGCCCGCCCCCCTACGGTCGACGACACATCTGCCTGATTTCTTTCCCGACCAGAGCGACGAAGACATCCTGGCCGGCATCCTGGCCTTCGCGCCCGACCTGGTAGCCTTCCCCATCTACGTATGGAACCGCCGACGCCTGACGCAGTTGGCCCGACAGCTCAAAAAGCGCCAGCCATCCCTGCGCCTGGTTGCCGGAGGGCCGGAAGCGACCGCCGATTCGGCAGCCATCCTGGCCGAAGGGACTTTTGACGCACTCGTCTGCGGGGAGGGGGAAATTCCCTTCGCTCACCTGCTGGCTACCTGGCAGGAATCCGGCGCTCACACCCAAACCGCTGGCATTATCTACAAAAATGAACAGGATGTTTCCTGTCGCGAGCCCCATACTGGGCCCATGAGCCTTGACGAGCTGCCCTCTCCTTGGCTTACCGGAACCCTGGTTCCCGAGACAGGCCAGGGCGTTTTGTGGGAAATCTCCCGCGGCTGCCCATTCGGCTGCGATTTCTGTTTCGATGCGCGCGGCCATCAGGGTGTGCGTCCCCTTTCATTCGAACGCCTTCGCGCCGAGCTTGACCTCTTTGTCCGCCAGGGGGTGGCCCAGGTCTGGGTACTGGATTCCACCTTCAATTACCCCCCCGAGCGGGGCAAAGCCCTTTTGCGCCTATTGGCTGACAAGGCTCCTCACGTCCACTTCCACCTCGAAGCCAAAGCGGACTTTCTTGACCGGGAAACGGCCCGTCTGCTGACCCATCTCTCCTGCTCGGTGCAGCTCGGCCTGCAATCCGCCAACCCCAAGGTGCTACGCCAGGTGCATCGCTCCCTTGACCTTGAACTCTTCACTCACAAGGTCCGCCTGCTCGCCGCCGAAGGGGTAACGTTCGGCCTCGACCTCATCTACGGCCTGCCCACGGACGACTACGCCGGTTTTACCCACAGCCTGAATACAGCCCTGAGCTTCGCGCCCAACCATCTGGATATTTTCCCGCTCGCCGTCCTGCCGGGAACGCCCCTGTATCGGAACAGGGACAAGTTCGGACTCAACGCCCAGACAGCGCCACCCTACGAAATCCTCTCCACGGCCACTCTGAGCGCCGGCGAGATGGAACACTGCCGCGACCTGGCCGCTGCCACCGATCTCTTCTACAACTTGGGACGGGCCGTCGGCTTTTTCCAACCTCTGCTCACAGCTATGCAGGAGGAAGCCGTTCCCTTTCTGGAAAACTTCGCCTCCTGGGCTATGACCGAGGCTTCCGTCAGCCGTGAAGAGTTCCGGGATTCCTCACGCTGGACGCCGTCCCAGATTCTCGAACTTCAGGAGGGATACATCCGCCAGTGCCTAAAGGCCCGGGGACGGGGGGATATCCTGCCGGCGGCTCTCGACATGGTGCGTTATCACTTTCATTACGCCGAGACTCTGCTGGGCGAGGAGACCACGCCAGCCGACCCGGAACAGCTCCGCAACCTGGACAACTGGAACACGCCCTGGCAGCGCTCAGGTACAATACGCCTGGTGCCCTTCAGTTATGAAATTCTGGATCTACTCGAAATGGGAGAGATGGATCTTGAACGCATTGCCAGCCTGTTTCGCCCGATAGGATCGGTTGCCCTCTTCGCCCGCCGGGGTCCCGAGGTTCTTTGCGAATCGCTGGTGGAGGATTTTCTCAAATTGCTGCAGGGATCGGATGGCCAGAAAACTCCCCGGGAAATTTTCGCGGGGAGCATCTCGCGCAACGAAGGAGAAGAGATCCTTGAATTCGCCGTGAGTGAAGGGCTTCTTGTTCCCAGTGGGAATATTACCCTCCGCCAGCACACAGGAAGCACTCCAGTACAAAAGCGTCCTTCAAAGGGAAAGCGCTGAACAATCTTGACCCTCAGGCCACCTTCTGCAGGCGATGCCGGAACCTCGGCCTTTCAGCCAGGATCTTCACAATCTCATCGACCTCAGGTACTCGCCCCGACACACGCACGCTGTCATCCACCAACAGGGCTGGTGATACATGGACGCGGCTGTCGATCATTTTGCGACGATCCTTGAAAAGGTGCACCTCTGCTTCCAGTTCCAGGGTGGATAGAGCCTGCCTGACATTTTCAAGAGCACGCTCTCCTTTGCCGGCATTTTCGGGTTTGCACAAAATATCGATACGCATAATCCCCTCTCTTTCCGCCGCTCCTGTCAATCCAGCGACACCATTTATGACCTTTTTGGTCAATTATACAGGATTCGCCTGCTTTTTCAAGGCATTCCGCTGAAGAGATGAGAATTTTGGCCGGAAATATCAGGATGCCGCGCCGTAGGTAATTCGCAGCGCCCTGCGTACCCGGGCAACCAGGCGGACCGGATTGACGGGCTTGGGAATAAAGTCGAAAAAGCCGAGGTCGAGGAGGCGCGCTTCCTCCTCCGCCGAGGCCAGACCGGACAAGGCTACCACGGGAATTTTGCGCAGACTGGGATTTTCCTGTAAAGCGGCATACATTTCCTGCCCATCCATACGGGGCATCAGCATGTCGGTCAGTATCAGGTGAGGCTTCTTCTCAAGGGCGGCCTGCAGGCCTTCAGCGCCATTGACTGCTTCGAGCACGTGGAAACCCATCTTTTTCAGAGCGGACACAGTGGCCACACGGACCAGTTCGCCATCTTCAACGACCAGCACGGTCCACTGACTTTCACCGCCCTTCTGCTCTTTCAGATAATGCCTGCTGACGGCCTCTTCAATTTCAGCTGGCGTGGTGACCAGAGGCTGAATGTTGAAGCCGGTGCGAAAGGTGATGTTTTCCAGAACATCTTCCGCCAACGGATTGACCATGGCCAGATAGAGAGTCTTTTCCACCACCTTCAAGGGAAAGACCAGCGAATGAATGGCCTCATCGCTTTCAACCAGGCCAAGGAGATCTTCCGAGAACCGGTGTTTGGCGAAGCCGGAGACCGTCTTGAAACCAAATTGCCGTGCCAGAACCCCGGCAATATCGCGCTGAGTAACACTGCCCATCTCCTCCAACACCATGCCAAGGCGCCTGCCAGTCCCTTTTTGCCTCTGCAGAGCCTGCTGCAGAGCCTCTTCGGTTACCACCCCGGCCTCAACAAGAACTTCGCCAAAACGTTTTTTCCTCATCCCCGCCCCCAAAACAAAAGTGATGTTTAAACATGCAGATGAAAAATGTAGCACATCGAAAGGCTCAGGCGAACCACCCTTTTTAATTTATGGGAAGAAATCGCTCATTATCACCGAAAACCTCGACCTGCTCCCAAGCAAAAACACCCATCCGTAATTGGCCAAACCCATTCACCCGTTATCACATGAAACCCGACCACCTATAGTTGCTCCGAAGCTTCAGCGGTGTGACTGACGAGTTCTAGGTAAAGTAAGCCTCTGCTGCAGGGCAAAATGCAAGACAGCCCAACCTGGTAATTTCAGGTTGGGCTTCTGGGTTCCCAGAATTTCGTGCATGACAAGAAAATCGTACCGGGGCTGCAGTTGCCAACTATCTTCTTCCTAATGTTAAGCATTGCTCTAATGCCCCCATCATCTCATTGAATTTCCATGGGTTCTTGGCCTTCAGGATTTCAAGATTCATCAGTTTCCATCGGATGGCGGGCAAAGACTCGATATTCGGTATCCCGAGAGAATCCCAATCGGGTTCAAGCCGATGGACTGAATGAAGGAATCTGCGTTCGGAATCGTCAAGTGAAGAGGGCAAATCTGCGAACAGACGCTCACGTGTCTCTTCGAGGTCTTCAATGCGGACATCACTAGTAGTCATCCCGATGAATTCTTTCTCGTACGCGTTCTTTATATCATGGGCCTGTGGTGGCAGCAGTTCATGCATCGGCCGATTGTGTCCTGCCAGATAAATCACGAATGCCCGCCTCATGCGAGGAGTGATTCCACCGTTTTTATTGAGCAGCATCACGTCAAATAGGTCCCGCGGATGCTGGCGGTCGAGTGCTGCGACCAACTTGCTGGCGTAGAGTTCGTCGACATCGAGCATCGGCACGCTCACTTCCCGCTCGAACATATCCTCGGCACCCTGAGTCAAACCGCCTTCAACGACTGGATAAACCGATCCACGGAAAACATGATTCACCTCAATCTTGACTCGGCAAGTACCACGGCTGACAAAGAGCTTAGTTTCCTGGTCGGAACCTGAAGATGTTCTTTGAACTTTCACCCTCAGGCGCTTTTCCAGTTCCTCGGCAACCTGTCGCAAGCTATCTTCTATCTTGGTGAGCGCTTCATCCCTACTCGGTGCCGCTGGGTCAATGAATACCAGATCGATATCAACTGATAGTCTCGGCATGTCACGGCAGAACAGATTGATCGCCGTGCCACCTTTCATTGCAAAACAATTCTGCCTGAACACGAAAGGAATAGCGTCAAGCAAAAGAGCCACGGTATCTTTGTAGCGCCTATCCATGAGGATTTCTCAATACCAGGGTTTTTTCCCCCTGCAGCGAATAATCTGACGATGAACCGAAATCGATTCCGGAAATGTCTATTTTCTCCAGCACCGGCAACTTGAGTTCTTCGGCGACTTTCCAAAAGAGCCTTTTGACTTTAATTTTTTTACAAATTTTCAACAGTTCCTGCATCTTCTTGGACCGCAAAGAATAAAGCCCTTCCATAATCTGTTTGCCTTCTTCCAGGGTCTGCTGCTTCGGCACAGAATCCAACAATTCGAGAACGGCACGTTCCGGTTCCGAGATAAAAGGTCCATTTGGCTCATTATCCAAACGAGAAACACCGTGCCGTTCCGCCAAAGTATCCCGCTCATCGAACAGGGTACTATTCGACAGATTGGCCCTGAACTGCTCTTGAAACCACTCTGGGAGTTTTCTTGTTCCGTGCCCGTAGAGTGTTATCGTTTCCTCTCCCATATTCAGGTAGTGGGCAAACCCTTTAAAAGCCAATGCGCTTTTTCCGCCGATATGGACTTTGACACCGTTGGCCTGCAGCGATGCCACCGCACCTGCTTTGGTGAGCTTATCTCCAGCCCGAAGGTAATAGCCACTCCCCAGTTGTTTCAACCAGCCGTTCTGAACATAGTGGTGTGCGAGCTGACGGGATACGCCAAACTCCTTCAGATGGCTCATGGCGAGAGGCATCCCTTGTGGCAGACCAAAAAGGGCTTTCTTTAGCAGCTTGCTGGAATGTAAAGTATTGTTTGACATTTTATGCTCTATTCGAATTTTATTAAGTGGAATCTTTGCCTGAAATATATTCAATTGTGGCACATATGTAAAGCATTGCTTTACATATGTGCATTATTTTACATGCTTCACAGCAATGTCTTATCCGCTCGCAAATAATTTCCCTGGCAATCCCGGCACCCCGAGCCAGGCCCTTCATTAAAGTCATGACCCATAGTAAAACGCAGGCAGGACCTCGACAAGATCCTGCCTGCGTTCTAGTAGAAAGCCTCATGGCGGCTTATAAAAACCTAAGCCGGCGCACAGTTTTCCCCGGCAGCGGCGCCGCTGCCTGCAGGCCTGACCGGCAGGACGGTCAGGTCGCCATCCCGGGCATCAACGATCAGCGTGGCGCCCTCGCTAAGGTCGCCGCTGATGATGGCCCGGCCGATGCGGGTCTCCACCGCGTGCTGGAGATAGCGCTTGAGTGGTCGGGCCCCATAGACCGGATCGTAGGCGTTCTGGGCAATAAAGTCCCTGGCGGCCTCCGTCATGGTCAAGGTGATACAGCGATCGGCGAGCCGCCGGGTCAATCCCTGCGTCAACAGATCGACGATGCGTTTGATCTCCTCCAGAGTCAGGGGTTTGAAGAGAACGATGTCATCGACCCGGTTGAGGAACTCGGGGCGGAACTCTCGCCGCAATTCGCCCATCACCGAATTGCGGGCGGCTTCATGAATCTCACCGTCCCGAGTGACGCCTTCGATGAGATACTGGGAGCCGATATTGGAGGTCATGATGATGACGGTGTTCTTGAAATCGACAGTACGCCCCTGCGAGTCGGTCACGCGGCCATCGTCAAGGATCTGCAGCAGCACGTTGAAGACGTCGTGATGGGCCTTTTCGATTTCGTCGAAGAGGATGACCGCATAGGGTTTGCGCCGCACAGCCTCCGTCAGCTGCCCCCCTTCCTCGTAGCCGACATAGCCGGGAGGGGCGCCAATGAGGCGGCTGACCGTGTGCTTCTCCATGTACTCGGACATGTCGATGCGCACCATGTTGTCTTCACTGTCGAAGAGAGCTTCGGCCAAAGTGCGGGCCAGCTCGGTCTTGCCCACCCCGGTAGGGCCAAGGAAGATAAAGGAGCCGATGGGACGCTGGGGATCCTTGATGCCGGCGCGGGCGCGGATGACCGCATCGGCCACCAGCTGCACGGCCTCGTCCTGGCCCACCACCCGCTGGTGCAGGATTTGGTCGAGCTTCAGCAGCTTTTCGCGCTCCCCTTCCATCAGGCGCGTCACCGGGATACCGGTCC
Protein-coding regions in this window:
- a CDS encoding B12-binding domain-containing radical SAM protein, with the protein product MTIVLPTLHVRRSAQAVPLAAACLAAALPAPLRSTTHLPDFFPDQSDEDILAGILAFAPDLVAFPIYVWNRRRLTQLARQLKKRQPSLRLVAGGPEATADSAAILAEGTFDALVCGEGEIPFAHLLATWQESGAHTQTAGIIYKNEQDVSCREPHTGPMSLDELPSPWLTGTLVPETGQGVLWEISRGCPFGCDFCFDARGHQGVRPLSFERLRAELDLFVRQGVAQVWVLDSTFNYPPERGKALLRLLADKAPHVHFHLEAKADFLDRETARLLTHLSCSVQLGLQSANPKVLRQVHRSLDLELFTHKVRLLAAEGVTFGLDLIYGLPTDDYAGFTHSLNTALSFAPNHLDIFPLAVLPGTPLYRNRDKFGLNAQTAPPYEILSTATLSAGEMEHCRDLAAATDLFYNLGRAVGFFQPLLTAMQEEAVPFLENFASWAMTEASVSREEFRDSSRWTPSQILELQEGYIRQCLKARGRGDILPAALDMVRYHFHYAETLLGEETTPADPEQLRNLDNWNTPWQRSGTIRLVPFSYEILDLLEMGEMDLERIASLFRPIGSVALFARRGPEVLCESLVEDFLKLLQGSDGQKTPREIFAGSISRNEGEEILEFAVSEGLLVPSGNITLRQHTGSTPVQKRPSKGKR
- a CDS encoding thioredoxin family protein, producing the protein MRIDILCKPENAGKGERALENVRQALSTLELEAEVHLFKDRRKMIDSRVHVSPALLVDDSVRVSGRVPEVDEIVKILAERPRFRHRLQKVA
- a CDS encoding response regulator — protein: MRKKRFGEVLVEAGVVTEEALQQALQRQKGTGRRLGMVLEEMGSVTQRDIAGVLARQFGFKTVSGFAKHRFSEDLLGLVESDEAIHSLVFPLKVVEKTLYLAMVNPLAEDVLENITFRTGFNIQPLVTTPAEIEEAVSRHYLKEQKGGESQWTVLVVEDGELVRVATVSALKKMGFHVLEAVNGAEGLQAALEKKPHLILTDMLMPRMDGQEMYAALQENPSLRKIPVVALSGLASAEEEARLLDLGFFDFIPKPVNPVRLVARVRRALRITYGAAS
- a CDS encoding nucleotidyl transferase AbiEii/AbiGii toxin family protein; this encodes MDRRYKDTVALLLDAIPFVFRQNCFAMKGGTAINLFCRDMPRLSVDIDLVFIDPAAPSRDEALTKIEDSLRQVAEELEKRLRVKVQRTSSGSDQETKLFVSRGTCRVKIEVNHVFRGSVYPVVEGGLTQGAEDMFEREVSVPMLDVDELYASKLVAALDRQHPRDLFDVMLLNKNGGITPRMRRAFVIYLAGHNRPMHELLPPQAHDIKNAYEKEFIGMTTSDVRIEDLEETRERLFADLPSSLDDSERRFLHSVHRLEPDWDSLGIPNIESLPAIRWKLMNLEILKAKNPWKFNEMMGALEQCLTLGRR
- a CDS encoding type IV toxin-antitoxin system AbiEi family antitoxin domain-containing protein, whose translation is MSNNTLHSSKLLKKALFGLPQGMPLAMSHLKEFGVSRQLAHHYVQNGWLKQLGSGYYLRAGDKLTKAGAVASLQANGVKVHIGGKSALAFKGFAHYLNMGEETITLYGHGTRKLPEWFQEQFRANLSNSTLFDERDTLAERHGVSRLDNEPNGPFISEPERAVLELLDSVPKQQTLEEGKQIMEGLYSLRSKKMQELLKICKKIKVKRLFWKVAEELKLPVLEKIDISGIDFGSSSDYSLQGEKTLVLRNPHG